A genomic region of Streptomyces rimosus contains the following coding sequences:
- a CDS encoding nucleotidyl cyclase domain-containing protein → MSTEALHRLVVSGDVCGSGRLGLRAKLRMREAMYDVFEAGFAAVGVTEESFHLEDRGDGVLVALDPHVPSAQLVGPWLEGVYQRLRQVNEGRAEPLRLRVAMHAGPVVRDEKGLAGRAVDLACRLCDSGTARSVMRLADRAPLLFVVSDSLYRDVVAEGGTCIEPEHYRRARVSEKETDEEAWFHVPRLPQPPLPDAASQEAPPDAAVRARERPCATGVRAARGPAPEQGGGTGHGGTVPPPASGPGPAAGPAPAPAPQPPAYAAKYRFDHIGGSNQIYDGNTFNGDFTGVRQGDAAAARGDAAPRRPATDAADDGTGAEGGAR, encoded by the coding sequence GTGAGCACGGAAGCCTTGCACCGACTCGTCGTCAGCGGAGACGTCTGCGGATCCGGACGGCTGGGGCTGCGTGCCAAGCTGCGGATGCGCGAGGCGATGTACGACGTCTTCGAGGCGGGGTTCGCCGCCGTGGGCGTCACCGAGGAGTCCTTCCACCTGGAGGACCGCGGGGACGGCGTCCTCGTCGCGCTCGACCCGCACGTACCCTCCGCCCAGTTGGTCGGGCCCTGGCTGGAAGGCGTCTACCAGCGGCTGCGGCAGGTCAACGAAGGGCGCGCGGAGCCGCTGCGGCTGCGCGTCGCCATGCACGCCGGGCCGGTCGTCCGGGACGAGAAGGGCCTGGCGGGCCGCGCGGTGGACCTCGCCTGCCGGCTGTGCGACAGCGGCACGGCCAGGAGCGTCATGCGATTGGCGGACCGGGCGCCGCTGCTGTTCGTGGTCTCCGACTCGCTGTACCGCGACGTGGTGGCCGAAGGCGGCACCTGCATCGAGCCCGAGCACTACCGCAGGGCGCGGGTGTCGGAGAAGGAGACGGACGAGGAGGCGTGGTTCCACGTCCCCCGGCTGCCGCAGCCGCCACTGCCGGACGCGGCATCACAGGAGGCACCGCCGGACGCGGCGGTGCGGGCGCGGGAGCGGCCGTGCGCGACGGGGGTGCGCGCGGCCCGGGGCCCGGCGCCGGAGCAGGGCGGCGGGACGGGGCATGGGGGTACGGTCCCGCCGCCCGCTTCCGGGCCCGGACCGGCCGCCGGTCCGGCCCCGGCCCCCGCGCCCCAGCCCCCCGCGTACGCCGCCAAGTACCGCTTCGACCACATCGGCGGCAGCAACCAGATCTACGACGGCAACACCTTCAACGGGGACTTCACGGGCGTACGGCAGGGCGATGCCGCGGCGGCGCGGGGCGACGCCGCACCGCGACGGCCCGCGACGGACGCCGCCGACGACGGCACCGGAGCCGAAGGCGGTGCCCGATGA
- a CDS encoding Crp/Fnr family transcriptional regulator — protein sequence MSLFEDGRPFLRALPAQDRRALLALGRARGYAPGEVVLRENDTTTFVVAIVSGWASVSLETERGVRLILALRGSGEVVGDQAAVDHRPRSATVTALGPLDGVVVPGDRFRGYLATRPVATVLIMRQFSSRLRSSDGERRSLASEKVLQRLAARLVELAERTGHPGEGGVDVDLPLPQHDLAAAVGSTREAVAKALRLLREQGVVRTGPRRLAVLDLALLRLLAEGRAVRGRAAGGPAPLRPEESPPAV from the coding sequence ATGAGTCTCTTCGAGGACGGCAGACCCTTTTTGCGGGCGCTGCCGGCGCAGGACCGGCGGGCGCTGCTCGCGCTCGGCCGGGCCCGTGGATACGCGCCGGGCGAGGTCGTCCTCAGGGAGAACGACACCACCACCTTCGTCGTGGCGATCGTCAGCGGCTGGGCGAGCGTCTCCCTGGAGACCGAGCGGGGCGTGCGGCTGATCCTCGCGCTGCGCGGCAGCGGCGAGGTCGTCGGCGACCAGGCCGCCGTCGACCACCGCCCGCGCAGCGCCACCGTCACCGCGCTCGGCCCGCTGGACGGGGTGGTCGTGCCCGGCGACCGGTTCCGCGGCTACCTCGCCACCCGGCCCGTCGCGACCGTACTGATCATGCGCCAGTTCAGCTCCCGGCTGCGCAGCTCGGACGGCGAACGGCGGTCGCTGGCCTCGGAGAAGGTGCTGCAGCGGCTCGCCGCGCGCCTGGTGGAACTGGCCGAGCGCACCGGGCACCCCGGGGAGGGCGGTGTCGACGTCGATCTGCCGCTGCCCCAGCACGACCTCGCGGCGGCCGTCGGCTCCACCCGCGAAGCGGTGGCCAAGGCGCTGCGGCTGCTGCGCGAGCAGGGCGTCGTACGGACCGGGCCGCGGCGGCTGGCCGTGCTCGACCTCGCGCTGCTGCGGCTGCTCGCCGAGGGACGCGCGGTCCGCGGCCGGGCGGCGGGCGGGCCCGCTCCCCTGCGTCCCGAGGAATCTCCGCCGGCTGTGTAA